In Haloplanus rubicundus, one DNA window encodes the following:
- a CDS encoding spermidine synthase, translating into MASLSDRADWRPSPPGLAVFVSGVVSMGLEILAGRIVAPQFGSSIYTWGSIIAVFLAALSLGYHLGGKRAARRATHDRLAWLLLGTAAYVALVVFASDLLLAAAGAIPLPGRFASLPAVTLLFGPPTYLLGFISPYAAELTEAEAVGAASGHVYAVGTVGSIVGAFATTFFLIPALSVEAIGVGFGLLSVGTALWLAWAAGGRDPALASVAVAVLVVGAGFSGAIGVSPGGPVLYQTQTPYQELEVTQVGDVRTLYLDGQPHSAMDVSDPDRHVFEYTRYFHLPLLMTEDVDRVLFVGGGGFTGPKHFASEYNATVDVAELDPEVIGTAKRYFRLEESENLHVYNTGGRQFLQETNRTYDLIVLDAYKKDKVPFQLTTVEFMRLAESRLDDDGVLFANLISAPSGPASKFYRAEHKTMARVFPQVYTFPTARGSVVQNVEVVATKRDERFTVAELKARNEARNVGIDLADEIEMYRPPPRTDDVPVLRDDRAPVDALLDPMVGQRYVIQRTDVNGSETAARAARPAETSALAAPVRRRP; encoded by the coding sequence ATGGCCTCCCTCTCCGACCGCGCCGACTGGCGCCCCTCCCCGCCCGGCCTCGCGGTGTTCGTCTCCGGCGTCGTCAGCATGGGACTGGAGATTCTCGCCGGCCGCATCGTCGCCCCGCAGTTCGGGAGCAGCATCTACACGTGGGGGAGCATCATCGCCGTCTTCCTCGCCGCGCTGAGCCTCGGCTACCACCTCGGCGGCAAGCGCGCGGCGCGTCGGGCGACCCACGACCGACTCGCGTGGCTCCTCCTCGGCACCGCCGCGTACGTCGCCCTCGTCGTCTTCGCGTCCGACCTCCTGCTGGCCGCGGCCGGCGCTATCCCCCTTCCCGGTCGGTTCGCCTCGCTCCCGGCCGTCACCCTCCTGTTCGGCCCGCCGACCTACCTCCTCGGATTCATCAGTCCCTACGCCGCCGAACTGACGGAGGCGGAGGCCGTCGGCGCCGCCTCCGGCCACGTCTACGCCGTCGGCACCGTCGGCAGCATCGTCGGCGCCTTCGCCACCACGTTCTTCCTGATCCCCGCACTCAGCGTCGAGGCCATCGGCGTCGGCTTCGGTCTCCTCTCGGTCGGGACGGCGCTGTGGCTCGCGTGGGCGGCCGGCGGCCGCGACCCGGCGCTCGCGAGCGTCGCCGTCGCCGTCCTCGTCGTCGGCGCGGGCTTCAGCGGCGCCATCGGCGTCTCGCCCGGCGGTCCCGTCCTGTATCAGACCCAGACCCCCTATCAGGAACTCGAAGTCACCCAGGTCGGCGACGTGCGGACCCTCTATCTCGACGGCCAGCCCCACAGCGCGATGGACGTCTCCGACCCCGACCGCCACGTCTTCGAGTACACGCGCTACTTCCATCTCCCCCTGCTCATGACCGAGGACGTCGACCGGGTGCTCTTCGTCGGTGGCGGCGGCTTCACCGGCCCCAAACACTTCGCGTCCGAGTACAACGCGACCGTCGACGTGGCGGAACTCGACCCCGAGGTGATCGGGACCGCGAAACGCTACTTCCGGCTGGAGGAGTCCGAGAACCTGCACGTCTACAACACCGGCGGCCGGCAGTTCCTCCAGGAGACGAACCGCACCTACGACCTGATCGTCCTCGACGCCTACAAGAAAGACAAGGTGCCCTTCCAGTTGACGACCGTCGAGTTCATGCGCCTCGCCGAGTCGCGACTGGACGACGACGGCGTCCTCTTCGCTAACCTCATCTCCGCGCCGAGCGGCCCGGCCTCGAAGTTCTACCGCGCCGAACACAAGACGATGGCGCGGGTCTTCCCGCAGGTCTACACCTTCCCGACCGCTCGGGGGAGCGTCGTCCAGAACGTCGAAGTCGTCGCCACCAAACGCGACGAGCGGTTCACCGTCGCGGAACTGAAGGCGCGAAACGAGGCGCGGAACGTCGGCATCGACCTCGCCGACGAAATCGAGATGTATCGCCCGCCGCCGCGGACCGACGACGTGCCCGTCCTGCGCGACGACCGGGCGCCCGTCGACGCCCTCCTCGATCCGATGGTCGGCCAGCGGTACGTGATCCAGCGGACCGACGTGAACGGGTCGGAAACGGCAGCCCGAGCCGCGCGCCCCGCCGAGACCTCGGCGCTCGCCGCCCCGGTCCGGCGGCGCCCGTGA
- a CDS encoding universal stress protein, translating to MYDTILIPFDGSDEAMKGAKHGIELAATCDATVHALYVVDLPGAPRTVYLRDDEDEMRERYREYGEEVTDDVCEMAAEEGVECVTALRSGSPGEEIVDYAKDEGMDAIVLGSAYRGKWGALLGSTAEKVVRTAESPVVTVREKMND from the coding sequence ATGTACGATACGATTCTAATCCCGTTCGACGGTAGCGACGAGGCGATGAAAGGAGCCAAGCACGGTATCGAGCTCGCGGCGACGTGTGATGCGACGGTACACGCGCTCTACGTCGTCGACCTCCCGGGTGCACCACGAACGGTGTATCTCAGGGACGACGAGGACGAGATGCGCGAGCGGTACCGCGAGTACGGCGAGGAAGTGACGGACGACGTCTGCGAGATGGCGGCCGAGGAGGGGGTCGAGTGTGTCACCGCGCTCCGGAGCGGGTCGCCGGGCGAGGAGATCGTCGACTACGCCAAAGACGAGGGGATGGACGCCATCGTCCTCGGGAGCGCGTATCGGGGGAAGTGGGGCGCACTCCTCGGGAGCACGGCGGAGAAGGTGGTCCGAACCGCCGAGTCCCCGGTCGTCACGGTGCGGGAGAAGATGAACGACTGA
- a CDS encoding archaea-specific SMC-related protein, with product MTEDETTAADGRNGADQWRLDVRNVGGIEDASVTLAPGVTVVAGENASNKSSLLGSLGGVLGGPHPPVRGGCDAGSVALDTGDERYALDLRRRDGETVVADATPYAAASTLVDLFVVLGEENPIRRAVVDDGDLHELLMRPVDTAEIDAEIERLQGRRDDIDERVAALDDRVDDLPELEVRVRQLADERDDVAGRLEERRAALDEAEYRETTEATRAILDDLKAAREERERLRERRDTKRRAVESLRDDLESVADRLAASAPEGVESVETRLETVEDELRRLRDRKGRLDETINALSPIVELNRDFLAETRLPETFDAADALEDLQPETGTVTCWTCGQPVERAEIEAQVEAVEAILREKRAERATVADRIEELQEERADLDARRDERADLVERRRRLERDIEERERTLTDLESRLDDVRDRIAALEADLDATDAAADIVERHREVSDLEYERGRLERELAEVEGRIEAAEEAKAERESLRAERAEVTDRLAACRERVERIERETVETVNECLDRVLDRLSYGGLERVWIERREGEAGTSFDLQVVRTTDDGGVYRAPVATLSKSEREVVGLVIALAGYLVYDVAETVPAVVVDAIEMLDAERIHGLLDFFADHARYVVAAVLPEEADRLRKRFETVALATEVA from the coding sequence ATGACCGAGGACGAGACGACCGCCGCAGACGGACGGAACGGGGCCGACCAGTGGCGACTCGACGTTCGGAACGTCGGCGGCATCGAAGACGCGTCCGTGACGCTCGCGCCGGGCGTCACGGTCGTCGCGGGCGAGAACGCCTCGAACAAGTCGTCGCTGCTGGGGAGCCTCGGCGGCGTCCTCGGCGGCCCGCACCCGCCGGTCCGTGGGGGGTGTGACGCCGGCTCCGTCGCGCTCGACACCGGCGACGAGCGGTACGCACTCGACCTGCGCCGGCGGGACGGGGAGACGGTCGTCGCGGACGCGACGCCGTACGCCGCGGCGTCGACCCTCGTCGACCTCTTCGTCGTCCTCGGCGAGGAGAATCCGATCCGCCGGGCCGTCGTCGACGACGGCGACCTCCACGAGCTACTGATGCGGCCGGTCGACACCGCCGAAATCGACGCCGAAATCGAGCGCCTGCAGGGTCGACGCGACGACATCGACGAGCGCGTCGCCGCCCTCGACGACCGGGTCGACGACCTGCCCGAACTGGAGGTTCGGGTGCGGCAGTTGGCCGACGAACGCGACGACGTGGCGGGGAGACTCGAGGAGAGACGGGCGGCACTCGACGAGGCGGAGTACCGGGAGACCACCGAGGCGACGCGGGCGATCCTCGACGACCTGAAGGCGGCCCGGGAGGAGCGTGAGCGACTCCGCGAGCGGCGGGATACGAAACGTCGTGCCGTCGAATCGCTCCGTGACGACCTCGAATCGGTCGCGGATCGACTGGCCGCGTCGGCGCCGGAGGGTGTCGAGAGCGTCGAGACGCGGTTGGAGACGGTCGAGGACGAACTGCGCCGGCTCCGCGACCGGAAGGGGCGGCTCGACGAGACGATCAACGCGCTGAGCCCCATCGTCGAGTTGAACCGGGACTTCTTGGCCGAAACGCGACTGCCAGAGACGTTCGACGCGGCCGACGCCCTCGAGGACCTGCAGCCGGAGACGGGGACCGTCACCTGCTGGACCTGCGGGCAGCCCGTCGAGCGCGCGGAAATCGAAGCACAGGTCGAGGCCGTCGAGGCGATCCTCCGCGAGAAGCGGGCGGAGCGAGCGACCGTCGCGGACCGGATCGAAGAGCTTCAAGAAGAGCGGGCGGACCTCGACGCCCGCCGAGACGAACGCGCCGATCTCGTCGAGCGCCGGCGGCGCCTCGAACGCGACATCGAGGAACGCGAGCGCACGCTCACCGACCTCGAGAGCCGCCTCGACGACGTGCGCGACCGGATCGCGGCGCTGGAGGCGGATCTCGATGCGACAGACGCCGCCGCCGATATCGTCGAGCGCCACCGCGAGGTGAGCGACCTGGAGTACGAGCGCGGCCGCCTCGAACGCGAACTCGCCGAGGTGGAGGGACGGATCGAGGCCGCCGAGGAGGCGAAAGCGGAGCGCGAGTCGCTTCGGGCGGAGCGAGCGGAGGTGACCGACCGGCTGGCGGCGTGTCGGGAGCGCGTCGAGCGGATCGAACGCGAGACGGTCGAGACGGTCAACGAGTGTCTGGACCGCGTGCTGGATCGGCTCTCGTACGGGGGGCTGGAGCGCGTCTGGATCGAGCGCCGTGAGGGCGAGGCGGGGACGAGCTTCGATCTGCAGGTCGTCCGGACGACCGACGACGGGGGCGTCTACCGCGCGCCGGTCGCCACCCTCAGCAAGAGCGAACGCGAGGTCGTGGGGCTGGTGATCGCGCTCGCGGGCTATCTCGTCTACGACGTGGCCGAGACGGTGCCCGCCGTCGTCGTGGACGCCATCGAGATGCTGGACGCGGAGCGCATCCACGGCCTGCTCGACTTCTTCGCCGATCACGCCCGCTACGTCGTGGCCGCGGTCCTGCCGGAGGAGGCCGACCGGTTACGGAAGCGATTCGAGACGGTCGCGCTGGCGACGGAGGTCGCGTGA
- a CDS encoding BCCT family transporter: protein MASHATAVLERLARSALLPVCVLSGVVVVSGFFFPAIVGSVVSGRGWLVLSLLFFGTGLAYLALLPVKRPDADDSQPGAPYLLRVRHLSWRNWVGGFLARQDPVTFGVPVAVLGGFFAARLLAPARTGAAVTAAQRVLFRQFDWLFLGAMFLAVVYALFLLVGPWGSITLGGPDAEPDYTYPTYFAMVFTAGIAAGIVFWGPAESLFHYGAPPPGSGAAPRSAAAAVVALTYASFHWGVSAWCAYLVVGLPIAYYTHQHGAPLRVSTILTPFLGVDRLDGPLAKFVDVLAIFATIGGIATSVAFVGQQFLAGITFQWGVAVGGSGALLFVAGLVVIYSVSAESGVQRGIRRIAGVNLVLFVLFALLLLVVGPRGFVLDAGAAALGRYATDFVSMSFVTSGPWAANWTVWNWSWWFSWAPFAGLFLAALSKGRRVRTVVFTGVVATSAASVCWHLLFGGTTLALQRSGRADVLAAVEAAGGSEAVAGFPVLAALPLSRLLLFVFLALIVVFIVTSADTSTLVVSILATRQGVAPTTGSVVFWGVLQGLVAGAVLLVGGGESLQVAAVLTGGPFAVLSVVALVGLTLAFRRHERDRSTLVGRVRAAIGRVGGPPGDD from the coding sequence ATGGCCTCACACGCCACGGCCGTGCTGGAGCGGCTCGCTCGTTCCGCGCTCCTCCCCGTGTGTGTGCTCTCCGGCGTCGTCGTCGTCTCCGGCTTCTTTTTCCCCGCCATCGTCGGCTCCGTCGTCTCCGGCCGTGGATGGCTCGTCCTCTCGCTTCTCTTTTTCGGCACTGGGCTCGCCTACCTCGCGCTCCTCCCCGTGAAGCGACCCGACGCCGACGACTCACAGCCAGGGGCGCCGTATCTCCTCCGGGTCCGGCACCTCTCGTGGCGAAACTGGGTCGGTGGCTTCCTCGCCCGACAGGACCCCGTCACCTTCGGCGTGCCCGTCGCCGTCCTCGGCGGCTTCTTCGCCGCCCGCCTCCTCGCCCCCGCCCGAACTGGCGCGGCCGTCACGGCGGCCCAGCGCGTCCTCTTCCGGCAGTTCGACTGGCTCTTCCTCGGCGCCATGTTTCTCGCCGTCGTCTACGCTCTCTTCCTCCTGGTCGGCCCGTGGGGGTCGATCACGCTCGGCGGTCCCGACGCCGAACCGGACTACACCTACCCGACGTACTTCGCGATGGTCTTCACCGCCGGCATCGCCGCCGGCATCGTCTTCTGGGGGCCGGCCGAGTCGCTCTTTCACTACGGAGCGCCCCCGCCCGGCTCGGGCGCTGCCCCCCGCTCCGCCGCCGCCGCCGTCGTCGCGCTCACCTACGCGAGCTTTCACTGGGGGGTGTCGGCGTGGTGTGCCTACCTCGTCGTCGGTCTCCCCATCGCCTACTACACCCACCAGCACGGCGCGCCGCTCCGCGTCTCGACGATTCTCACGCCCTTCCTCGGCGTCGACCGGTTGGACGGTCCGCTCGCGAAATTCGTCGACGTGCTGGCCATCTTCGCCACCATCGGCGGCATCGCCACCTCCGTCGCGTTCGTCGGCCAGCAGTTCCTCGCCGGCATCACCTTCCAGTGGGGCGTCGCCGTCGGCGGCTCCGGCGCCCTCCTCTTCGTCGCCGGTCTCGTCGTCATCTACAGCGTCTCCGCGGAGAGCGGCGTCCAGCGGGGCATCCGCCGCATCGCCGGCGTCAACCTCGTCCTCTTTGTCCTCTTTGCCCTCCTGCTTCTCGTCGTTGGCCCCCGCGGGTTCGTCCTCGACGCCGGCGCCGCCGCCCTCGGCCGCTACGCGACGGACTTCGTGTCGATGAGCTTCGTCACCTCGGGACCGTGGGCCGCGAACTGGACGGTCTGGAACTGGTCGTGGTGGTTCTCGTGGGCGCCCTTCGCCGGGCTCTTTCTCGCGGCGCTCTCGAAGGGTCGCCGGGTGCGGACCGTCGTCTTCACCGGCGTCGTCGCCACGTCGGCCGCTTCCGTCTGCTGGCACCTGCTGTTCGGCGGCACCACCCTCGCCCTCCAGCGATCCGGCCGGGCCGACGTGCTCGCCGCCGTCGAGGCCGCCGGCGGCTCCGAAGCCGTTGCCGGCTTTCCGGTCCTCGCCGCCCTCCCGCTCTCCCGACTGCTCCTCTTCGTCTTCCTCGCGCTCATCGTCGTCTTCATCGTCACGTCCGCGGATACGTCGACGCTCGTGGTGTCGATACTGGCGACCCGGCAGGGCGTCGCGCCGACCACCGGGAGCGTCGTCTTCTGGGGCGTCCTCCAGGGTCTCGTCGCCGGCGCCGTGTTGCTCGTCGGTGGCGGCGAATCGCTGCAGGTCGCGGCCGTCCTAACCGGCGGCCCCTTCGCCGTCCTCTCGGTGGTCGCGCTGGTCGGCCTGACCCTCGCGTTCCGCCGACACGAACGCGACCGCTCGACGCTCGTCGGCCGTGTCCGGGCCGCAATCGGGCGCGTCGGCGGCCCGCCGGGCGACGACTAA
- the rdfA gene encoding rod-determining factor RdfA: MADGCKVERVCERRGLPTLPERLVERRTETGASLRALERFFNREVLAAAMRAAGMELLDGEAANVHRLLTAEDVSHAARTEARDRLARAGVDVDGVTDDFVTYGTIRTHLRECVGIETGRETGVDADAVRETVYTLVGRTEAVTERELSRLAETDAFDAGDLTVSLTARVACEACGEEYGLRRLLERGGCGCRGAESQT; the protein is encoded by the coding sequence ATGGCCGACGGCTGCAAGGTCGAACGCGTCTGCGAGCGCCGGGGGCTCCCGACGCTCCCGGAGCGACTGGTCGAGCGCCGGACCGAAACCGGGGCGAGCCTCCGTGCCCTCGAACGCTTCTTCAACCGCGAGGTGCTGGCGGCGGCGATGCGGGCCGCGGGGATGGAGTTGCTCGACGGCGAGGCGGCGAACGTCCACCGGCTGCTCACGGCCGAGGACGTGAGCCACGCCGCACGCACCGAAGCGCGGGACCGCCTCGCCCGTGCCGGCGTCGACGTCGACGGCGTCACGGACGATTTCGTCACCTACGGGACGATCCGCACCCACCTTCGGGAGTGCGTGGGGATCGAAACGGGACGGGAGACGGGGGTCGACGCCGACGCAGTCCGGGAAACCGTGTACACGCTCGTCGGCCGGACGGAGGCGGTGACCGAGCGGGAACTGTCGCGGCTGGCCGAGACGGACGCGTTCGACGCCGGCGACCTGACCGTCTCGCTGACCGCACGCGTCGCCTGCGAGGCCTGCGGCGAGGAGTACGGCCTGCGGCGCCTGCTCGAACGCGGCGGCTGTGGCTGTCGTGGGGCGGAGTCACAAACGTAA
- a CDS encoding NAD-binding protein has product MATDPPETPGDTALDELFHQPEQVPLVYWRTFSGPKTAVLLTGATAVFAFVAGLSHLSQGGVTPTGPFAGALPPGASDAIPLASIVVGFLLAGVAVGLRSRYRLAWYGVLGGVAVLLGIPLVTGAASDAVPALVGVAGATLAVAKRSGFDRRVELTAFQTTALLAFVGVQVYGTVGTYAMREHFVGVDTVTDAFYYIVVTGTTVGYGDATPTTQVTKLFTLSIIVLGTGAFTVATGSLIVPVLESRISSAFGTMTASELTLLDDHVLVLGSGELTEPLLDELEATTDVVVVTPDADAASALDERDVNVLTADPTDEGPLLDARIDAARGVVVATDDDARDALAVVAARQANPDVRIVAAATDQKHADKLEAVGADAVISPAVIGGRLLGRSVLGEADALGGLGDDGDDA; this is encoded by the coding sequence GTGGCGACCGATCCCCCCGAGACGCCGGGAGATACGGCGCTCGACGAGCTGTTCCACCAGCCCGAGCAGGTACCGCTGGTCTACTGGCGGACGTTCTCCGGACCGAAGACGGCCGTCCTGCTGACGGGAGCGACGGCCGTCTTCGCCTTCGTCGCCGGGCTCTCCCACCTGAGCCAGGGCGGCGTCACGCCGACCGGGCCGTTCGCGGGCGCGCTCCCGCCCGGCGCGTCGGACGCGATACCGCTCGCGAGCATCGTCGTCGGCTTCCTGCTCGCGGGGGTCGCGGTCGGGTTACGGAGTCGCTACCGACTCGCCTGGTACGGCGTGTTGGGCGGTGTGGCGGTCCTGCTCGGCATCCCGCTGGTGACGGGGGCGGCGAGCGACGCGGTGCCCGCGCTGGTCGGGGTGGCGGGGGCGACGCTGGCGGTGGCGAAGCGGTCGGGCTTCGACCGTCGAGTCGAGTTGACCGCGTTCCAGACGACGGCGCTGCTCGCGTTCGTCGGGGTCCAGGTGTACGGCACCGTCGGCACCTACGCCATGCGCGAGCACTTCGTCGGCGTCGACACGGTGACCGACGCGTTCTACTACATCGTCGTGACGGGAACGACGGTCGGCTACGGCGACGCGACGCCGACGACGCAGGTGACGAAACTGTTCACGCTCTCGATAATCGTCCTCGGGACGGGGGCCTTCACCGTCGCCACGGGCTCTTTGATCGTGCCCGTCCTCGAATCCCGCATCTCCAGCGCCTTCGGAACCATGACAGCCTCGGAACTCACACTGCTCGACGATCACGTACTGGTCCTCGGGAGCGGCGAACTGACCGAACCGCTCCTCGACGAACTCGAAGCGACGACGGACGTGGTGGTCGTGACGCCTGACGCCGACGCGGCGTCGGCACTCGACGAACGCGACGTGAACGTGTTGACCGCCGATCCGACCGACGAGGGACCGCTGCTCGACGCCCGTATCGACGCCGCACGGGGGGTCGTCGTGGCGACGGACGACGACGCGCGGGACGCCCTCGCCGTGGTCGCCGCCCGGCAGGCCAACCCCGACGTGCGTATCGTCGCCGCGGCGACCGACCAGAAACACGCCGACAAACTGGAGGCCGTCGGCGCCGACGCGGTCATCAGCCCGGCGGTCATCGGCGGGCGACTCCTCGGCCGGTCGGTCCTCGGTGAGGCGGACGCGCTCGGCGGACTGGGCGACGACGGGGACGACGCCTGA
- a CDS encoding BCCT family transporter codes for MAKSDDTTGEMSEGLQVELFHPESDREPGDTNIQALGFDIHPVVFPVALVLIGLFIAVTILLGDQAAAAYTFLFNFIGENFGWFYLLSVNIFIVVLLFFAFSKYGKIKIGGVEAEKEFSDFSWMAMLFSAGMGIGLMFFSVSEPLYYFQNVPGFFGAEAETGAAASAAMAQTFFHWGFHPWAVYGLVGLGLAFFSFNRGLPLTFRSIFWPLLGDRIYGWPGHVIDLVTVFATLFGLATSLGLGVSQVNQGLSYVGGDLLGLVSVPTNPLVQTLLIAGITGIATLSVAAGLDGGVKRLSTINLYLMFALLGFLMIVGPTVFILGTWVEGLGVYFNNILALGFFRGTLADGGSTVTAWTVFYWGWWIAWSPFVGMFIARISKGRTIRQFVMGVLVLPAMFSTIWLSAFGGSALFNSLQGNGAALATYNELGQTVAMFAMLEQFPLGAISGILATLLVITFFVTSSDSGSLVIDHLTSGGKHDVPRAQRIFWAVTEGAVAAILLYGGGLTALQTAAITTGLPFAVILCLMCYTVYLGLSNEYEILESEEFAETIQELSDRENVDVVTAGNEMVTDVREGDDAASSD; via the coding sequence ATGGCTAAATCAGACGACACGACTGGAGAGATGTCCGAGGGGCTGCAGGTAGAACTGTTCCACCCCGAGTCAGACCGCGAACCCGGCGACACCAACATCCAAGCACTCGGCTTCGACATCCATCCGGTCGTCTTCCCCGTGGCCCTGGTTCTCATCGGCCTGTTCATCGCCGTCACGATCCTGCTCGGTGACCAGGCAGCCGCGGCGTACACGTTCCTATTCAACTTCATCGGCGAGAACTTCGGCTGGTTCTACCTGCTGTCGGTGAACATCTTCATCGTCGTCCTCCTCTTTTTCGCGTTCAGCAAGTACGGCAAGATCAAGATCGGCGGCGTGGAGGCCGAAAAGGAGTTCAGCGACTTCTCCTGGATGGCGATGCTGTTCAGCGCCGGCATGGGGATCGGCCTCATGTTCTTCAGCGTCTCCGAACCGCTGTACTACTTCCAGAACGTCCCCGGCTTCTTCGGCGCCGAGGCCGAAACCGGGGCAGCGGCGTCGGCGGCCATGGCCCAGACGTTCTTCCACTGGGGCTTCCACCCGTGGGCCGTCTACGGCCTCGTCGGCCTCGGCCTCGCCTTTTTCTCGTTCAACCGTGGCCTGCCGCTCACCTTCCGGTCGATCTTCTGGCCCCTGCTCGGCGACCGCATCTACGGCTGGCCGGGGCACGTCATCGACCTCGTGACGGTGTTCGCCACGCTGTTCGGGCTCGCCACCTCGCTCGGTCTCGGCGTGTCACAGGTGAATCAGGGGCTCTCCTACGTCGGCGGCGACCTCCTCGGCTTGGTCTCCGTTCCGACGAACCCCCTCGTGCAGACACTGCTCATCGCGGGCATCACCGGCATCGCCACGCTCTCGGTCGCGGCCGGCCTCGACGGTGGGGTCAAGCGCCTGAGTACCATCAACCTCTACCTGATGTTCGCACTGCTCGGTTTCCTCATGATCGTGGGGCCGACGGTGTTCATCCTGGGTACGTGGGTCGAAGGGCTCGGCGTCTACTTCAACAACATCCTCGCGCTCGGCTTCTTCCGCGGGACGCTCGCCGATGGTGGATCGACGGTCACCGCCTGGACCGTCTTCTACTGGGGCTGGTGGATCGCGTGGTCACCGTTCGTCGGGATGTTCATCGCCCGCATCTCGAAGGGCCGGACCATCCGCCAGTTCGTCATGGGCGTTCTGGTCCTTCCGGCGATGTTCTCCACCATCTGGCTGTCCGCCTTCGGCGGCAGCGCCCTGTTCAACTCGCTGCAGGGTAACGGCGCGGCGCTCGCGACTTACAACGAACTCGGACAGACGGTCGCCATGTTCGCCATGCTCGAACAGTTCCCGCTCGGGGCGATTTCGGGCATCCTCGCGACGCTCCTGGTGATCACTTTCTTCGTCACGTCCTCCGACTCCGGGTCGCTCGTCATCGACCACCTGACCTCCGGCGGCAAACACGACGTGCCGCGTGCCCAGCGTATCTTCTGGGCGGTCACCGAGGGCGCCGTCGCCGCCATCCTGCTCTACGGTGGTGGCCTCACCGCCCTGCAGACGGCAGCGATCACGACCGGTCTCCCCTTCGCCGTCATCCTCTGTCTGATGTGTTACACCGTCTATCTCGGACTCAGCAACGAGTACGAAATCCTCGAATCCGAGGAGTTCGCCGAAACCATTCAGGAGCTCTCGGACCGCGAGAACGTCGACGTGGTGACGGCGGGCAACGAGATGGTGACCGACGTCAGGGAAGGCGACGACGCGGCCAGCAGCGACTGA